A single Halobellus ruber DNA region contains:
- a CDS encoding DEAD/DEAH box helicase: protein MADLQTYSWDSIYESQPSTGGSHLVDEFYVPALERSVRYDRVAGYFSSSALAVAARGVHALVENDGKMRLIVGAELYETDRPVLEALSDELSEGLDELDDDRLDAQLQLLAQLLREDRLAIKVAVPRQGNWGIFHPKVGIFHDDQGNSLSFEGSVNETAGGWERNYERFKVHREWRDGQYEYVEGDVDTFDRLWKDNHPYVEVYDLPEAIEEEIIDWKAPDSDTEVETALQIARGEAPPTERDKANIIADGPLAPGGLALAEEGSTITPWPHQRVVSDTLVNTYPNSFLLCDEVGLGKTIEAGLTLSRLGLTEELETGLLLVPASLTIQWQEELWEKFNINAYRFDRGSNYEYVFHDAFGREHPPPAAADLDLGDAEADDAWIESPIWRFIRSQQADADVSGPTIIIMSWHTARLDDRWDQVAPEDTGTARTRDDVPASCRGRDIQNREGVWDAVIVDEAHNARAGSKFYTLLERLREHTQTYYLLTATPMQLHSGELYDLMTLLDLPGEWDNRDRFVEFFEARQALSQALREELDGGAEGSTEASWSAQATLEDQQYQDRLSSERTLSSRIFDAVSVSLDVDNDEQARAIAKQRILEACTLASEYGEQYDGYIDRFDSAVDEHDVDPFEAKEDEKLKYLLYPEWKAEEEWLTYSRGDRLTALDDLTESGWRVVRDILAESTPVDALIHRNTRDTLRKYEQVGLLDTTVPTRDPKQRQIELTDETRAVYDRIDEYTRKFYKLAQQSTEAETRAIGFVMTTYRQRLTSSVYAISQSLQNRLETLRQQQTILERKQRASNGQYGESGRFIRETLSEYDLEDFDALDEVDDDLKDADLAEVIPSVTEEGIELLEEEIEALESFVSELTRIESDPKIGQLIDDLDELDRQGHNRIIIFTQYTDTMDFIRDRLVSVHGSTVATYSGRGGELYNLDDESWTTVGKERVKREFAADDGGVDILVCTDSASEGLNLQECGTLINYDLPWNPMRVEQRIGRIDRIGQRYDEVTILNYSYEDTVETDIYERLDARIGLFEDVVGDMQPILSGVSSQIRSATLETERDESRDAVERADKEFSDRVEKQEESDRVDVGESLDEIEEPPAQDVIDEAKLDAWESFNHPDILDVGADEYNTRKPFTVKSLESVLARSEALVDAGIQVTSVDELGIDVTDTEYGDGFDFGECTYRLEISDIESIPELDTEGTLASVIAPDEKEVAVTFSDECAEEFSSLHYLAPGNPLLQHLIETWKRNSDESERLINYSESINQSSHPLVCAWGRDDTINVLSDDGTVTDDHPVSSLSEWRDDFVVNREQYSTD from the coding sequence ATGGCAGATCTTCAGACCTACTCTTGGGACTCGATTTACGAGAGCCAGCCTTCGACAGGTGGTTCTCATCTTGTTGACGAGTTCTACGTCCCAGCTCTCGAACGAAGCGTTCGCTACGACCGAGTGGCAGGCTACTTCTCTAGTAGTGCTCTCGCCGTTGCTGCCCGCGGCGTCCACGCACTCGTGGAAAACGATGGGAAGATGCGACTTATCGTCGGTGCAGAGCTGTACGAGACCGATCGCCCCGTTCTCGAAGCCCTCTCTGACGAACTAAGCGAGGGTCTCGATGAACTTGACGACGACCGGCTTGATGCCCAACTCCAACTCCTCGCACAACTTCTTCGAGAGGACCGCCTCGCGATCAAGGTCGCTGTACCTCGGCAAGGAAACTGGGGTATTTTCCACCCAAAAGTCGGGATTTTTCACGACGATCAAGGAAACTCGCTGTCGTTCGAAGGGAGCGTCAACGAAACAGCAGGCGGTTGGGAGCGCAACTATGAGCGTTTCAAAGTCCATCGCGAGTGGCGTGATGGACAGTACGAATACGTTGAGGGCGATGTCGATACCTTCGACCGCCTCTGGAAAGATAATCACCCCTATGTCGAAGTCTACGACCTGCCAGAAGCTATCGAAGAGGAAATTATCGACTGGAAAGCCCCTGATTCCGATACTGAAGTCGAGACTGCCCTCCAGATCGCCCGTGGGGAAGCCCCCCCGACCGAGCGTGACAAAGCAAACATCATCGCGGACGGCCCACTCGCCCCCGGTGGCCTCGCACTCGCCGAGGAAGGCAGCACGATCACTCCGTGGCCCCACCAGCGCGTTGTCTCGGACACGCTGGTCAACACCTACCCGAACAGCTTCCTGCTCTGCGACGAGGTCGGACTCGGAAAGACGATCGAGGCCGGGCTCACCCTTTCCCGACTTGGGCTGACGGAGGAACTCGAAACGGGCCTCCTCCTCGTTCCGGCGAGTCTCACCATCCAGTGGCAGGAGGAACTCTGGGAGAAGTTCAATATCAACGCCTATCGGTTCGACCGGGGAAGCAATTACGAGTACGTCTTCCACGATGCCTTCGGTCGGGAGCACCCGCCGCCGGCGGCCGCTGACCTCGATCTTGGTGACGCTGAAGCGGACGACGCGTGGATCGAGAGTCCGATCTGGCGTTTCATCCGGTCACAGCAGGCGGATGCCGACGTGTCCGGTCCAACGATCATCATTATGTCGTGGCACACCGCTCGTCTCGACGACCGCTGGGACCAGGTCGCCCCCGAAGACACCGGCACGGCTCGAACTCGTGACGACGTTCCGGCGAGTTGCCGCGGACGGGATATCCAGAACCGAGAAGGCGTTTGGGATGCCGTCATCGTCGACGAGGCGCACAACGCTAGGGCAGGGAGCAAGTTCTACACGCTACTTGAACGGCTCCGTGAGCACACACAGACCTACTATCTGCTCACAGCGACGCCGATGCAACTACACTCCGGCGAGCTGTACGACCTGATGACACTGCTCGATCTCCCCGGCGAGTGGGACAATCGAGATCGGTTCGTCGAATTCTTCGAGGCCCGACAGGCATTATCCCAGGCACTTCGAGAGGAACTTGACGGTGGGGCAGAAGGGAGCACAGAAGCTTCTTGGTCCGCACAGGCGACACTAGAAGATCAGCAATACCAAGACCGGCTCTCCTCGGAACGAACGCTCTCCAGTCGCATCTTCGACGCCGTATCGGTCTCCCTCGATGTCGATAATGACGAACAGGCTCGTGCTATCGCGAAGCAGCGCATCCTCGAGGCGTGTACTCTCGCTTCGGAATACGGGGAACAGTACGACGGCTACATCGATCGGTTCGACTCGGCGGTTGACGAACACGACGTCGACCCGTTCGAGGCCAAAGAAGACGAGAAGCTGAAGTACCTCCTCTACCCCGAGTGGAAAGCCGAAGAAGAGTGGCTCACCTACTCGCGCGGTGATCGGCTCACAGCGCTCGATGACCTCACCGAATCCGGCTGGCGGGTCGTCCGAGATATCCTTGCGGAGTCGACCCCTGTGGATGCACTGATTCACCGCAATACTCGAGACACGCTTCGCAAGTACGAACAGGTCGGCCTGCTCGACACGACTGTTCCAACACGAGACCCCAAGCAGCGCCAGATCGAACTTACTGACGAGACTCGCGCAGTATACGACCGTATTGATGAATATACACGGAAGTTCTACAAACTCGCCCAGCAGTCAACCGAGGCCGAGACCCGTGCCATCGGGTTCGTAATGACAACGTATCGGCAGCGCCTGACCAGTAGCGTCTACGCGATCTCTCAAAGTCTCCAGAATCGTCTCGAAACGCTTCGGCAGCAGCAGACCATTCTTGAGAGGAAACAGCGGGCATCTAACGGTCAGTACGGCGAGTCCGGTCGATTCATCCGAGAAACTCTTTCGGAGTACGATTTGGAAGACTTCGATGCGCTCGACGAGGTCGATGACGATCTCAAAGATGCGGATCTCGCCGAGGTCATCCCCAGCGTCACCGAGGAAGGTATCGAACTGCTGGAGGAGGAGATCGAGGCACTCGAATCGTTCGTAAGCGAATTAACGCGGATCGAGAGCGACCCGAAGATCGGGCAGTTGATCGACGACTTGGACGAGCTCGACCGTCAGGGCCACAATCGGATTATTATATTTACTCAGTACACGGATACAATGGATTTCATTCGTGATCGGCTTGTGTCGGTCCACGGGTCTACGGTTGCGACATACTCTGGTCGCGGAGGCGAGTTGTACAATCTCGACGACGAATCCTGGACGACCGTCGGCAAGGAACGAGTCAAGCGCGAATTCGCGGCAGACGATGGGGGAGTGGACATACTCGTCTGTACGGACTCTGCGAGTGAGGGACTGAATCTCCAGGAGTGTGGCACTCTCATCAACTACGACTTACCGTGGAATCCGATGCGGGTCGAACAACGTATCGGGCGTATCGACCGTATCGGACAGCGATACGACGAGGTTACGATCCTCAATTACAGCTACGAGGACACGGTCGAGACCGACATCTACGAGCGGCTGGACGCACGGATCGGCCTCTTCGAAGACGTGGTTGGCGATATGCAGCCGATTCTCTCTGGAGTCAGCAGCCAGATTCGTTCCGCGACGCTGGAGACGGAACGGGATGAAAGCCGAGATGCCGTTGAGCGAGCCGATAAGGAGTTCTCTGACCGGGTCGAGAAGCAGGAAGAGAGCGATAGAGTTGATGTCGGTGAATCGCTGGACGAAATCGAGGAGCCGCCCGCGCAAGATGTCATTGACGAAGCGAAGCTTGATGCCTGGGAGTCGTTCAATCATCCGGATATCCTTGATGTCGGTGCTGATGAATACAACACAAGAAAGCCGTTCACTGTGAAATCTCTTGAGTCAGTCCTGGCGAGGAGCGAAGCGCTCGTAGACGCCGGAATCCAAGTCACGAGTGTCGACGAACTCGGGATCGATGTGACCGACACCGAATACGGAGATGGCTTCGACTTCGGAGAATGTACATACCGACTAGAAATCAGCGACATAGAATCTATCCCAGAGTTAGACACAGAGGGGACGCTTGCCTCCGTGATTGCTCCGGATGAAAAGGAGGTTGCAGTGACGTTCTCGGACGAATGTGCGGAGGAGTTCTCATCACTCCACTATCTGGCACCCGGGAATCCTCTACTCCAACACCTCATTGAGACTTGGAAGAGAAATTCGGATGAATCTGAGCGACTGATTAACTACTCCGAATCTATTAATCAGTCCTCTCATCCTCTCGTTTGTGCTTGGGGTAGAGATGACACCATCAACGTGCTTTCAGACGATGGTACAGTAACAGACGATCATCCTGTGAGCAGTCTATCCGAGTGGCGCGATGACTTCGTAGTAAATCGGGAACAGTATAGCACAGATTGA